The sequence TAAAATTACCGTTGGGTGATGAGCTTAAATATTAAATGTATAACTTAAAACAGGAGATAGGGGGCATGAAGATACAGATTCTTGGAGCTGGCTGTGCAAAATGTACAGAGCTTGCTGCTCACGCAGAAGAGGCGGCTAAGCAGGCAGGGATTGAGTTTGAGATTGAAAAGGTAACAGATATCAAAAAAATCATGGATTTTGGTATAATGATGACCCCGGCTATTGCCATCGATGGGCAGGTAAAGAGCGCAGGCAAGGTTCTCTCTGCAGATGAGATAAAGAAACTGCTGTAAAGATGGTTGGCGCAAACGCTTTGTACTATTTTATTGTTTATAATTAATTTTAAAAGTGGGGGTATTTATAGTGTCTGAAAACAACTTGTTCAAACGGCCAATGCAGAAAAAGTATATTTTGAATATTCACAAGGTTCAAACTAAGTGGACTACTATCTGTAAGGCTCTCGGCCTTGTTCTCTTTATCCTATTATCCAAGGGTTCCATTACTCCTATATATGCGATAGACACTCTTGTTCCTTCATTCGGGATGGGGAAGATAAACGTAAGGCTCTATACGGACTATTTCTGCTCACCATGCAGGTCCATGGAACCCAAGATCGAGCCAATAATAACCGAACTGGTAAGGAAAAATAGTATTAATATTACCTTTGTTGATGCTCCTTTTTCCAGATCTTCCATACTGTATGCCCGGCACTTTCTATACATAATGAATGAGAAAAAGGATTTTGATCTTACCCTTATTGCACGGTCTGCCCTTATTAACGCATCCCTTGAAAAGATAACTGAAGAGATAAAGCTGGAAGAATATCTCATGAATAAAGGGATTAAATTCAAAACTTTCGATGTAAAACCAACGTTTGAAATCCTGAATAAATACCTGAAGGATGACAAGATAAATACTACACCTACCTGCATCATAGATCAGAATGGA is a genomic window of Pseudomonadota bacterium containing:
- a CDS encoding thioredoxin family protein — encoded protein: MKIQILGAGCAKCTELAAHAEEAAKQAGIEFEIEKVTDIKKIMDFGIMMTPAIAIDGQVKSAGKVLSADEIKKLL
- a CDS encoding thioredoxin domain-containing protein, producing the protein MSENNLFKRPMQKKYILNIHKVQTKWTTICKALGLVLFILLSKGSITPIYAIDTLVPSFGMGKINVRLYTDYFCSPCRSMEPKIEPIITELVRKNSINITFVDAPFSRSSILYARHFLYIMNEKKDFDLTLIARSALINASLEKITEEIKLEEYLMNKGIKFKTFDVKPTFEILNKYLKDDKINTTPTCIIDQNGKIERYSGEPEIINALEHLKQEILNKTVIK